The Deltaproteobacteria bacterium PRO3 genome segment GCCGACGCCCGGCTGGCCGTGGAGCAGGGCCAGGCCGTGCCGACCCTCCGCGCGGAGGGCGGCGAAGAAGCGATCGAAGGCGGCGCGGCTCTCCCGCACGCCGAACATCTCGAAGGAGTGGAAGGACTCGGACTCGCCGGGCTCCTCGGGCTCGAGGCCGCTCTCTTCGAGGGCGGCCAAGGCGTCGCGCGCCGTCTTGAGGCGCCGCGCAAGCTCGGGCTCGATCAGGCGCTCGAGGACGCGGGCGGTCCGGCGCGGGATATTCCGGCCGGCGGCGGCGAGGGGCTTGACGTCGGGGGAGAAGAGCTGTTGCAGGTTCTTCGCGCCGGCACGCGGGTGCGAGCCGCTGAGGGCCTGGTAGAAGATGGTGCCCAGGGCGAAGAGGTCGCTAGCCGGGAGCCGCTCGCCGTTGACCACCTCGGGGGCGAGATAGGGCAGGGAGCCGGCGGCTCGCTTGCCGCCCTCGAGGTTGCGGGTCAAGGTGGCCAGCCCGAAGTCGACCAGCTTGGTGTGGCCCTCGCGGTCGACGAGGATGTTGGCGGGTTTCAAGTCGCCGTGGAGGATGCCTTGGGTGTGCAGGTAGTCGAGGGCCTCGAGGCACTCGCGGAACCAATCGAGGATTTGCTGGGGCCCGGCCTGCTTAGCCGCTTCGAGAATGGGGAGGCCGTCGACGTATTCCATCCAGAAGCAGGGTGAGCCTTCAATCCCGGCGACGCCTTCGCCGGATTTGCTGAAGCCCTCGATGGAGACGAGGCGAGGGTGCTGGAGCTTGGAGAGGATGCCCACCTCAGACTCGAACATGGGGAGCAGCGCGGGCGAGTCGGCCTTCAGGACCTTGAGGGCGTAGGTCTTGCCCCCAGGTCCGTGGGCCAGGTGGACAGCACCCATGGAACCCGTTCCCAAAATGCGATCGGGAACAATTTCGGACATATTGCGATTTTATGGCTGTGTAATAGGAGAGTCAAACATTCCTATTTTGCGACTAGAAAAACAAAGGCCCTACTTGCGTAGGGCCTCTGCTGAAGGGTTGGGGCTATTTATTTTCTATTGATTTATATAAGCAAAGGCGGTGCCAATGGGCCTATTTTCAAACGGATAAATAAGTATATGAAAATACTTGGGATATTTAAGTCTGATTGAGGTCCATTAGTAGAAATTATTAATGGACGTGGTTTTTCGAGAATAGATAGAGCCTATTATGTGTACTTTTAGTACTCACTTAAGCCCCATAGTAAACCCGCAAATTAAGGAAATCATCTCCTGGAGTGAGAGATTAATTTCAAGGTGAGAAGGATGGAAAGGAGTTCCTTTAAATCGGACTGTTCCGTCTCGGGGACGCTGGAAAAAAGCTCTCCGGCCGGGAAGCCTTGGTCGCTTGCCAATAGGTCTTGAAATTGGGGGATCCAGCCTGACTTGACGTAAAGTGAGAGTGGTACCGAGGGAAAGACCAAGCGCCAAGAGTTTCCTTCTTGCTCCAGGCGCCGCTGAGCGGCTCGCGCGGTCCATGAAATTTTGGGGATTCGACTTTTTTTCTGCAAACGCCTCATCCGGCGCCGGGCCATTTTTCCGAGGAGGTGGGCGATTCCCGCAAAGACGGCGACGGCCAAGGCGAGCGCAAGAAGGAATATCCGAAGTTCGACATCCTCGACGGCGACCAGTGCCATGAGCAGCAGGATTTGTCCGAAGCTGGGAACGGGCACCAGCAGGTAGGTGGTGATCACAAAGACTCCCAATGCGACTGTTCTCCAAAGATCGAGATGCGGCAATGGCAGCAGGAACAGAATCGCCACCAAGGACTCGATGGCGACGGTCCACCATGCCATGGTCCATGCGACGCATCGCAATCGCTTGGGCACCGGGGCCTGGGCCGTCGTCGTCTCACCGCCGACCAGCTTCCTCCTGGCCTCCATATGTTTTATCTGAATATCCGGGGTGAGCCCGGCGGCTCCCGAGGCGATGGGTAAGAAGCGGCGCTCAAAGCACAATCGGTCGACGAAAAATCCTCCCTCGCGGTAGTTCCGGCTCCATACTTTCCATAAGACGGCGAGCAAAAAGCAAAGGCCGATCAGGAGACGGGCATCCAGCGCCAAATACCGGGCTCCTTCCGGGTCGCCGGCCATGAGCGCGAGGGCCATCGAAAGGCACCAGTACCCTTCAAGGTAACGGTGATTGTCCGCGACCGCATAGGCCAGATAGATCCACGAAAAATGCACGAGCGTCAGGAAGAACCAAAAACTCGGGGCCCCGGCGACCTTCGGCAGCAGCAGGGCCGTCATCAGCGACACGAGGTAAACCTTGCCGAGGAGGTAGGCGAAGCTCCCCGCGGGCTCGTACTGGCGCCAGGGGCGCACGGCCAATAGGAACAGTGCGGTGAGTCGCGGCGCCCATTCCAGGGAAGGGGCGGAGAGCAGGTCGTGCAATTCTGCCGTCATTGGGACGCTCGCTGCGTCTCGTTCGGCAGATCGAGACGAAAGGTTTTAAAGTCCTTCGCGGAGTAACGGCCGGTCCGGATATCGAATTCGACGCGTCGATAGCGCACGATGACTTCGGTTATCCTCATGGGGGTGCTTTCCTGGGGACCGAGCGGGGCGTGGGCGAAATTACCGCAGCGTTTCCA includes the following:
- a CDS encoding serine/threonine protein kinase, translated to MSEIVPDRILGTGSMGAVHLAHGPGGKTYALKVLKADSPALLPMFESEVGILSKLQHPRLVSIEGFSKSGEGVAGIEGSPCFWMEYVDGLPILEAAKQAGPQQILDWFRECLEALDYLHTQGILHGDLKPANILVDREGHTKLVDFGLATLTRNLEGGKRAAGSLPYLAPEVVNGERLPASDLFALGTIFYQALSGSHPRAGAKNLQQLFSPDVKPLAAAGRNIPRRTARVLERLIEPELARRLKTARDALAALEESGLEPEEPGESESFHSFEMFGVRESRAAFDRFFAALRAEGRHGLALLHGQPGVG